The following coding sequences lie in one Sorex araneus isolate mSorAra2 chromosome 4, mSorAra2.pri, whole genome shotgun sequence genomic window:
- the EPO gene encoding erythropoietin: MGAHGSGSRRSRACPVLLLLLPGALAVLGAVPRLVCDNRVLERYILDAKDAENGTMSFGESCGLSENFTVPDTKVNFHAWKKMEVEHQAVEVWQGLALLSDAILQGQALLANSTEVPGALQLHLDRAISGLRSLTSLLRLLGAEKEARPPPAASPAPLRTFTVDSLCKLFRVYSNFLRGKLKLYVGEACRRVDR, encoded by the exons ATGGGGGCGCACG GCTCAGGGTCGCGCCGCTCGCGGGCATGCCccgtcctgctgctgctgctgccggggGCCCTCGCCGTCCTGGGCGCCGTCCCGCGGCTCGTCTGTGACAACCGCGTGCTGGAGAGGTACATCCTGGACGCCAAGGACGCCGAGAACGGCACg ATGAGCTTTGGTGAAAGCTGCGGCCTCAGCGAGAATTTCACCGTCCCGGATACCAAGGTTAACTTCCACGCCTGGAAAAAGATGGAG GTGGAACACCAGGCCGTGGAAGTGTGGCAAGGCCTGGCCCTGCTGTCAGATGCCATCCTccagggccaggccctgctggccaACTCGACGGAGGTGCCGGGAGCCCTCCAGCTGCACCTGGACAGAGCCATCAGTGGCCTGCGCAGCCTCACCTCCCTATTGCGGCTGCTGGGCGCGGAG AAGGAAGCCAGGCCCCCTCCCGCGGCCTCCCCCGCGCCACTCCGGACCTTCACGGTGGATTCCCTGTGCAAGCTCTTCCGCGTCTACTCCAATTTCCTCCGGGGCAAGCTGAAACTATACGTCGGGGAGGCCTGCAGGAGAGTGGACAGGTGA